In a genomic window of Gloeocapsopsis dulcis:
- a CDS encoding aminotransferase class IV, with amino-acid sequence MYWYNGKVIESKTIELGVDDPGLLYGATVFTTLRVYHQSLNHPLTNWQAHCDRLRHSIETFGWQLPNWEQIAQGATSLIPHFPVLRITLFPNGRELITGRHLPADLTKKQKHGVQAWIATNYERSLPTHKTGNYLSAWLAKLAAQQHSAAEAILVDENGNWLETSTGNLWGWRDNCWWTPPLTAGILPGVARSQILEWIQHQCRVQEEPWFAEAVSTFEAIAYSNSVVEVIPIHTVIEQHGEIVQKTYDPYHSSLKLLQQFYVA; translated from the coding sequence ATCTATTGGTACAACGGTAAAGTAATCGAAAGCAAAACTATAGAACTCGGAGTTGACGATCCTGGTTTACTCTACGGTGCAACCGTCTTTACAACGTTGCGAGTATATCATCAATCACTTAATCATCCACTGACAAACTGGCAAGCTCACTGCGATCGCCTCCGCCACAGCATTGAAACATTCGGCTGGCAACTCCCTAATTGGGAGCAAATTGCGCAAGGTGCAACTAGCTTAATACCCCATTTCCCCGTTCTCAGAATTACTTTATTTCCTAATGGACGCGAGTTAATTACAGGAAGACACCTACCTGCCGACTTGACAAAAAAACAAAAACATGGCGTACAAGCATGGATTGCAACGAATTATGAAAGATCCTTACCAACACATAAAACAGGAAACTATCTCTCAGCATGGTTAGCTAAACTAGCAGCACAGCAACACTCAGCAGCCGAAGCAATTTTAGTGGATGAAAACGGGAATTGGTTAGAGACGAGTACAGGTAATTTATGGGGGTGGCGAGATAACTGTTGGTGGACACCACCTTTAACGGCGGGTATTCTACCAGGAGTTGCGCGATCGCAAATATTAGAATGGATACAACATCAGTGTCGAGTTCAAGAGGAACCTTGGTTTGCGGAAGCAGTCAGTACGTTTGAGGCGATCGCCTACTCTAATAGCGTTGTCGAAGTGATTCCGATTCATACAGTTATTGAACAGCATGGAGAAATCGTCCAAAAGACGTACGATCCCTACCACTCTAGTCTCAAGCTATTGCAACAATTTTACGTAGCATGA